From the genome of Alkalimarinus coralli:
GATCATGTGAGGAGGCTTGCTAAATTAGCGTCAGATTCAGGGCTTGATGGTGTTGTCTGCTCCGCTCAGGAAGTGACGGCCTTGCGTGAATTGTGTCCGGGTGATTTTAATTTGGTGACGCCAGGAATTCGACCTTTGAGTTCAGCGAAAGGGGATCAAAAAAGAGTGATGACTCCAGAGGAGGCGATTGCTGCAGGGTCGGACTATCTAGTAATAGGTCGTCCAATCACTCTGGCAGCTGATCCCGCTGCTGCACTTGAGGACATTATAAAAGCGCTTGGCTAGATTTTGCGGGTGTTTGTGAAGGGGGGGGCAAATGGCACTTTCTTAAGACACTGTGACCCGGTATAGTCATTCCCGCGCAGGCGGGAATCCATTTGGAGCGGAGTCTAAGGCCTTATGGGCCCCCGCATTCGCGAGGATGACAAGATTAAGTAAGTGGCATTTTTTTGGGGGGGGAAGGCCTTTTGTGGGTATACGGCCTCCTCTCAAATTTAAAGCAAAAAAAAGCCTGAAATAATTTATCATTTTCAGATATATTTCAGGCTTTTAGAATACTTGGCTCCTCGAGCTGGGCTCGAACCAGCGACCCACGGATTAACAGTCCGTTGCTCTACCAACTGAGCTATCGAGGAACAAATCAGTTGAGGCGCGTATACTAATAATCTTGTGTTGTTTCGTCAAGCCTTTATCAAATAAAACCTTAAAAAGTTAGCAAGAGCAGTTACAGGTTCCTAAAGGCTTGAGTATATTGACTATTTTAGAGTTACAGAGTTTACCCTAGCGCTTTTTTGATTCTTTCGATAGCAGACTCAAGCACTTCCATGCTGGTAGCAAAGCTCAGTCGCATATGCCCAGGTGTGCCAAAAGCAGACCCTGGCACCAGAGCAACTCCTACAGTAGAAAGTAGTTGCTCGGCAAGCTCTACATCGGTTGATACGCCTTCTGTTGCATCGATAGCGCCCTGAAAGCTCGGGAAAACATAAAATGTTCCGTCTCCGTCAATACAGCTGACGCCAGGTATTTCATTAAGAGCATCAACAAGGTAATCATGCCGCTTTTTAAACTCGCTAACCATTGAGGCGACACAGTCCTGTGGGCCATTTAAAGCCGCTTCTGCTGCTGCCTGTGAAATAGAGGCTGGGTTAGAGGTGCTCTGGGATTGAATTTTCTTCATTGCTGCAATGACTTTTTGTGGGCCGGCAGCATATCCTATGCGCCAGCCTGTCATTGAGTAAGCCTTTGATACACCGTTTAATACGAATGTTCTGTCGTAAAGCTCTGGGCACGTGTTTACAATATTGCAAAATGGTTCATCGCCCCAGATGATGTGCTCGTACATATCATCAGTTGCGATATAGATGTTGGGATGCTTTTTCAGTACGCTCGCAATTTCGCTTAGCTCCTGTCGCGAATAGGCAACGCCTGTTGGGTTTGAAGGGCTGTTAAGCACAACAAGTTTAGTCTTTGGGGTAATGGCGTTTTCTAACTGCTCAGCTGTTATTTTAAATCTCTGTTCCTGCGAGGTTTCAATAACGACAGGGGTGCCTTCTGCAACAAGAACCATGTCTGGGTAAGAAACCCAGTACGGGGCAGGGATTATTACTTCATCGCCCGGGTTCAAAAGCGCTAGGGCGAGATTGAAAAAGCTTTGCTTGCCGCCAGACGAAACCAAAATCTGGGCGGGCTCATAAGAAAGGTTATTGTCGCGCTTAAACTTGTTAATAATTGCTGCTTTAAGGCTTGGTGTACCGTCAACTGCTGTGTATTTGGTTTTACCTTCATTAATTGCTGCAATAGCGGCGTCTTTAATATGGCTAGGGGTGTCAAAGTCAGGCTCGCCTGCACCAAGACCAATAATATCTTGTCCCGCTGCCCGTAATTCGGCTGCTTTGTTCGTTACTGCAAGAGTAGGAGAAGGTTTGATTTGTTGTACACGATTAGAAAGTTGAACGTCCAAGCTTGCTATCCTCGATAAGGAGTGTTCAGATGTTAATAATAAATCGCCCGAATTGACGAATTTACCTTGATTAGCTAATCATTCGACCATACTTCATGTATAGACAATAAATAGGGTATCAATACGTCGTTTTTGGTGTTTTAGTCACCCAAAACGAGCCAATAATAGCATTTTATAACCGCTTGTGATAATGGTTTTTTCAAGAGCTACTTAGAATAAAGTGGCTTTTTTGTTGAGATGTGATATGACGAAAGAATTTAAAGTACACTCGAATTTTAAGCCGTCAGGAGATCAGCCTGATGCAATAAAAGATCTGGTTGAAGGTATTGAGGCAGGGCTTTCACATCAAACCCTATTGGGCGTTACCGGCTCAGGTAAAACATTTACCATTGCAAATGTTATCGCTGCGGTTAAGCGGCCGACGATAATTATGGCGCACAATAAGACGCTTGCTGCCCAGCTGTATGGGGAGTTCAAAGAGTTTTTCCCTGAAAATGCAGTCGAGTACTTCGTTTCATATTACGACTATTATCAACCTGAAGCCTATGTTCCATCTTCAGATACATTTATACAAAAAGATGCTGCGGTTAACGAACATATTGAACAGATGCGGCTATCTGCGACCAAGGCATTGCTAGAAAGAGAGGACGCAATAATCGTTGCGACTGTATCAGCAATCTATGGCCTGGGTGATCCTAACTCTTACCTGAAAATGATGCTTCACCTCGATCGGGGTGACAGAATTGATCAGCGCAAGATAGTGAGTCGCTTGGCTGATTTGCAATACACGCGCAACGATGTTGAGCTCCATCGAGCAACCTATCGTGTGCGTGGGGACGTGATTGATATATATCCTGCTGAGTCAGAGAAAGAGGCTGTGCGCATTGAGCTATTCGATGACGAAGTTGAGAGTCTTGCGCATTTTGACCCATTAACTGGTGAGGTTCTGCGGCGAGTACCCCGTATTACTATTTACCCCAAGTCTCATTACGTTACTCCACGGCAAAAAATTCTTGACGCAATAGAGGATATTAAGCTTGAACTTGCAGAGCGATTAGCTCAGTTGAAAGGTAACAATAAGCTTGTCGAAGCCCAGAGACTGGAAGAGCGAACCCGCTATGATATTGAGATGATGAATGAGTTGGGCTACTGCAACGGTATCGAAAACTACTCAAGATACCTCTCTGGCCGTGGGAATGGGGAGGCACCGCCAACCTTGTTTGATTACCTTCCGGCGAACGCTATGTTGGTTGTTGACGAATCCCATGTAACGGTTTCTCAAATAGGAGGGATGTATCGAGGGGATCGGTCGCGAAAGGAAACTTTGGTCGAATATGGATTTAGGTTGCCGTCGGCTTTGGATAATAGACCTATGCGTTTCGATGAGTGGGAGAGAATTTCGCCGCAAACGGTTTTTGTGTCAGCGACACCGGGGGACTATGAGGCTGAGCACTCAGGTAGAACGGTTGAGCAGCTCGTGAGGCCTACCGGTCTTTTAGATCCATTGATTGAAGTCCGGCCAGCGACGACCCAGGTTGATGACTTACTCTCAGAGATCCACAAACGTGTGTCCAGCGGTGACCGTATTCTGGTAACTACGTTAACCAAACGAATGGCTGAAGATTTGACCGATTTTCTAATGGAGCACGGTGTACGTGTTCGATATCTCCACTCTGATATAGATACGGTAGAGCGGGTTGAAATTATTCGCGACCTGAGGTTGGGGGAGTTTGATGTACTTGTTGGGATTAACCTGCTCAGAGAGGGGCTGGATATGCCCGAGGTATCATTGGTTGCGATACTCGATGCCGATAAAGAAGGATTTTTACGCTCAGAGCGCTCCCTGGTTCAAACCATTGGCCGTGCGGCGAGAAACTTAAATGGAGCGGCAATACTGTATGCAGATAAAATAACAGGGTCTATGCGGCGCGCCATTGATGAAACGGAGCGAAGACGAAAAGTTCAGCAAGAATTTAACGCCAAGCACGGAATTACGCCAAAAGGCCTTGATAAAAAGGTTACGGACATAATGGAAGGGGCTGTGATACCAGGCCGTAAGGTAGGGCCATCTAAAAAGGTTGCTGAAAAGGGTGCGCGTTATAGTGTTGATATTAAGTCCAGAACGCCGGAAGAACTGTCGAAAGAAATTTCGAGGCTGGAAGATGAAATGTACCGTGCCGCAAGTGACCTGGATTTTGAAAAAGCAGCTCAGTTGAGAGATGACGTGGCCGCCTTGAAAGAGGCTGTTTTAGGTCACAGATAGAGGGAGGGCTTTGCCCATGATCCCCTGTGTTTTACGCTATTGTTCTTTTGTGCTTGAGTGAAGTTCTTCAGGTATTGGAGTGCCATAGGGTCAAGTCACCTAACCATGGAATCCCAGCGGCTGACTCTCTTAATTTATTGATCAAGTTAGGTGGTGTTTTGCTACTGGCGTTAATGAAAAGTTCTACGGATACCTTGTTGTTAAGGTAATGAAGGTTAATTTTCTGTTCGTTCTCAATAGAAATCAGACCTTGCCAGGCATGCTTCAGGGTTTTTATGACTTCATCTCTCAATGGTAAAGATGCAGAGGTAGCATGTTCTCCATTATGATCGTCATCCTCTGCATCAATATGAAATGTAACGTCTCTAATGTGAGAATACTGTTTTTTTAGGCGGCGAGTTACGTGTAACCCAATTTGATGCCCTTCTGATACACTTATTGAGGGACGAACCTGCAAATGGACATCAACTATAACGTCTGGGCCCATGTGGCGGCTGCGAAGCTCATGGACATTTTTAATGCCCGGTGTTTCTTTAATAAACTCTCGTAACTCGTTGGTTTCTTCGGCTGACAGCGCGGTATCTACAAGCTCCTTAATACTATCCCACGACAAATCCCACCCTACTTTAGCTATCATTAGGGCAACAATAATCGCGGCCGTAGTATCTAGCCAGCTAATGCCGCTCATTGCGCCTGCTATTCCAATAAAAACAACAATGGAAGAAAGGGCATCTGTGCGGCTATGCCACGCGTTTGCAATGATTAAATCTGACTTAACTTGTTTTCCGATATGGTACGTGTATCTAAAAATCAGCTCTTTCGCGAGTATTGATATGAAGGCGACCACCAATGCAGGCCAAGTGGGTATTTCTATTACGCTTTGAGAAATCAATCGCATAACACTATCCCAAGCCATTGCGCCTGCTACAGCGACCAATAGGCAGCCGAGAAAGACTGTGCCGAGGGTCTCAAACCGTTCGTGGCCATACGGATGATCCTCATCCGGTTCCAAACGAGAATATTTTGTAATTGCAATGACCAGCACATCGGTTAGCGCATCAGAGAACGAATGAAGGCCATCGGCAATAAGGGCGTATGAATGTGATACGAAACCAAATAGTATTTTCAGTACGCCTAAAGAGATATCGATTACCATGCCAATCAACGTCACCTTTTGGGCCTGCTTCTGAAACGTCGCTGACTTATTGTCGTGAGTTGGCGTTTGGTGAGCTATGTCGTGATTGTGCATAATGGTTTGATTATATCGAACTTAGTTGAGCATATACGTAGCGAGTGCCTTTTTACCTGAAAGTGTTCATTAATTGCTTGTACACGATAAGGCAGCTACTTTTTGGGGTAAATCCAAATTGTAGCACTGCTTTGTAAGGCTATACTATATTAAAGCACTAACTATAATCTGGTAATTGCTGAAAGTTGTTGAATTAAAAGGGGATATATCTATTATATAGCGATATACACGGTATGAAGTGCCAGGCTCATTCCGTATGACTATACGATAGTCAAAATTACATAAGATTGCACAAATGGATAGTGACTGTGATGAAGTCCAGCCCAGAAAAACGTAAACACCCAAGAATAAAAGTGTCTTATGATGTGGAAATTGTGCACCCCGCCAAAGGGTGGAGGCGCTTTCAAACTCGTGATATCTCAAATACAGGGATATTTATAGTGGGTGACACATCATGGAGTGCTCTTGAAAAAGGCCAGATTGTTCGAGTGAAAATCGAGACAGCAGACTTTTTTGAACCTATGAATCTAGACATGAGAGTTGTCAGGCACACAGTGGATGGTAATGGATTGTCATTTGTATAGTTTGGCTAAAAACAGTTAGCGCCTTCCGAGTGACCACTCATATCACGAAGTTTTATCTATTTACTGGGTATAGCGACTTACATGGTAAGTAGTGAGGTACGTTAACTGTCATAATGTTGACTTATTTGTGCACATTGGTACGGAGTTGTAGAAAAGCGCAATAAAACCGTCATAAATGATCCTTTTATCTTTAATTAATCTAAGTCATTGATTATAAAGTAAATTATAATTGGTTAAAAAATAACCAATCTAATGATAATGGAGTAGTTTAGGGGGATCTGAGAAGTTTTTTTGTGGTTTTCAACAAAGTTATCCACAGAAACAGTGGATAAATGACAAAAAGTTCATGTTCCTGCTATTCAATCGTAATAATTCTCTGGACTTAATAAAAAATTGAATAACTAAGGTTAGTTTAGGACTGGTTTGTTATAATTCGCGACGATTCTGAAGATACCTTATCCGAGAGATTTTAGACGATGGCATATAAATTAGTTCGAAACCTCCTTTTTCAACTATCTCCAGAGGTGGCTCACGAAGCTTCTTTGGATTTGATTAGTGCCTCTGAGCGGATGGGGATTCTTAGACCCTTTATCAAGCCCCCCCAGATTGAACCGATTGAAGTAATGGGGGTGACATTTAATAACCCGGTAGGTTTGGCCGCGGGCCTGGATAAGAATGGCGATCATATTGACGGGTTGGCTGCTTTAGGGTTTGGCTCTATAGAAATTGGAACCGTGACCCCAAGACCACAACCGGGGAACCCAAAACCTCGGCTATTTCGCATTAAAGAGCGTGAAGCAATAATCAACCGAATGGGGTTTAACAATTTAGGGGTCGACTACCTAATAGAAAATGTAAAAAATGCCCGATACAAAGGTGTGTTAGGAATAAATGTAGGCAAAAATTTTGATACACCTGTTGAACAAGCGACAAATGACTATCTAATTGGAATTCGTAAAGTATACCCTTTTGCTACCTATATAACGGTCAATGTATCTTCACCAAATACACCAGGGCTTAGGGATCTTCAGTTTGGGGACTCCCTAAAACAGCTCCTTGAAGCCATTAAGGAAGAGCAACAAAAGCTGAGCATTGAACATGGCAAATTAGTGCCTATTGCGATCAAAATTGCGCCTGATATGAAAAGTGAAGAGATTCGATTGGTCTCCGATGCCTTCAAGCAGTTTGAAGTCGATGGTGTTATTGCAACCAACACCACGATCAGTCGTGTGGGGGTTGAAGGTTGTCAATATGCAGATGAGACAGGAGGATTAAGCGGCGCTCCGTTGACGCACGTGTCCACGGATGTAGTGAAAGCGCTTTATTCTGAACTCGGGGATGAAATACCTATTATAGGTGTTGGGGGAATCATTGATGGTGCATCTGCAGCGGACAAAATTGAAGCGGGTGCCAAATTAGTGCAAATTTATTCAGGGTTTGTATATCACGGGCCGTCATTGATTAGAGAGGCCGCCCAAGCTATTGCATCTGTAAAAAGGTGAAATGAATAGGGTGGTTATCGAGTCCAGGCCCTATGAAGGGCCTGGAAAGAGCGGGCGGAGTGCCCGCTTTTATGTTTTATATAAGTATTGAGTATCATCAACGGTAGGTGAATTTGTTTAGTTACACACGTGATGATGAAAGCGTTTGAAATAAATTGTGCCTGATTATGTGGTAATGCCTGGTATTTTATGAATCCCTGAGACTCCGGTCATTCCGTCCCAGTTATCGATTCGACCATCCCGCCATCCATTCATCCATTGCTGTTTGGCTGTAGGGGTTTCTGTAGGGCATTGAGATTTTGATTTACCGCTTAGGCCTGCATGATAACCGCGCTTGTATGCACGATCACTAACATCACGTTTTTGTCTTCTCATTCTTATATGACCTCGATATTTATTTATGGTGATAACGATTAAGCTTAAGTGAAAAACACCTAATTAACGTCTAACCTCCTATAAAGTGCTCGAAAAAATCAATATGACTAGACCTCTCAACTCAAGCCACTCCATTTGACTTGGCTTACCTAAAATGGCTATTTCGCCTAGAGGTCAATATTTAGTAAAGCAGAAATAAAAACAGCTTGTATACGAATTAATCGATCTATAAAAATAATCTTATATTGCATTTTATTATATGAAGCATTAAGGCACTGTTTTAGTTGCAGTTGAGAGCGAGTGCTAATAGCCTGGAAAGATCTCTAAGCGGGTTAAAATTTTGTAACCTTATTTGTAACCAATTATTCCTTGCGTTTGTATCTATTTATGATGAATAAACTACTACCTGTATTCGCTACCTGCCCGAAGGGGCTGGAATATGTGCTTGAAAAAGAGCTTGATGAACTGCTCCATAGGCCGGCAAAGGTAAGGCCAGCAGGTGTTGCTTTTGAAGCATCGCTGCCAGAAATTTATCGCTTTATTCTGTGGTCGCGCACCGCAAACAGGGTTCTTCTCGAGCTTGCGAAATCAACTGTGCACACCGCTGAGCAGCTGTATGACCTTGTATACAGTATTGACTGGCAAGCGCATATGGGGGCCGAGAATACGTTGGTCGTTGATTTCTCTGGTCAGTCAAAAAATATAAATAATACTGCTTTTGGCGCTGTAAAAGTAAAAGATGCGATTGTCGATCAGTTTCGGGATCGGGTTGGTGAGCGGCCGAGTGTTACACGAGACTCGCCCGATATTCGTGTCAACGTCAAGCTTGCGAAAGGTTCCGCTGTTGTTGCGTTAGATCTGTCTGGTGAAAGCTTGCACCGGCGTGGGTATCGAACTGAGGCGGGTAAAGCCCCGATTAAAGAGAACCTTGGAGCGGCTCTGCTGCAACGCTGTAACTGGGCAGAACTAAGTCAAAACGGCGCATCTATTGTAGACCCTATGTGTGGGTCTGCAACGCTGCTGGTTGAAGCAGCAATGATTCAGTGTGACAAGGCGCCTGCGCTTGACCGGGCGGAATTCGGCTTCTTGAAATGGCGTCAACATGATGATCAGACATGGAAGACGCTAATTGATGAGGCGATTGAGCGGTTTGAGTGCGGTTTGAATAGGTGCATTGTCCGGCAGGCAGATGGTTGTAACCGTATGCTAGGGTTTGATGCTGATGACTCTGTTATTGCTGTGGCGCGTAACAACATTAAGCGGGCAGGGCTTGAGCAAGTTATCTGTGTGGAGACGCAAAGCCTGTCAGCGTTACAGGGAATTGCGAAAGCAGAGGCATCGGATAGTACTAGTGCCTATGTTCCTGGGCTGGTGCTTACAAATCCTCCATATGGAGAGCGCCTTGGCGAGCTAGAGTCGCTAAAAGGGCTCTATCGTAGCCTTGGTGATAAATTAAAAAGTGAATTTGAAGGGTGGAAAGCGGGCATATTTACCGGGAATGTGGATCTGGGACGGCGGGTTGGGCTTAGAAGTTATAAGCAATACAAACTGTTTAATGGCAGCCTGCCAAGTCAGCTAATCTTAATTGATGTATTGCCCGAGAATTATGTAAAAACGGATGACAGTATTGAGTCCCGGGTTTTGCTTAGTCGCCGTCGATTGGTTGTTGCAAACCCAGAGCGAGCTGCGATGTTTGCGAATCGGGTCAAGAAAAACCTTAGAACTATCGGGAAGTGGGCTAAAAAGAATAAGCTTGAGTGTTATCGTGTTTATGATGCTGATATGCCTGAGTTTTCGTTGGCGGTTGATATCTATCGAGACTGGGTTCATGTTCAGGAGTATGCGGCCCCAGCGTCTATTGATGAGAAATCCGCCAAAGAGCGCTTGAGCGAGGCGTTGAGTGTTATACCGGATGTCTTGCAAGTTCCCGCCGAGCAAGTGGTAATTAAGCAGCGGCGCCGACAAAAGGGGGATTCCCAGTATGAAAAACATGACCATGAATCCCAGCGCATGGTTGTCGATGAGTCAGGATGTAAGTTTTATGTAAACTTAATTGATTATATTGATACGGGTTTATTCCTTGATCACCGGCCTGTCAGAAACTGGATTCAGCAAAATGCTTCAGGTAAAAGCTTCCTTAATCTCTTCTGTTACACTGCTGCTGCAACCATGCATGCCATTAAAGGTGGGGCAAGTGAAACGGTTAGTGTTGATATGTCGAATACCTATCTCAAGTGGGGGAAGGAAAACCTGGCATTGAATGGCTTTTCTGAGCAGAAGCATTCGTTTGTTCAGGCAGACTGTATGCGCTGGTTAGATGTGTCTAGCGATAAGTTTGATATGATTTTTCTCGACCCGCCAACATTTTCCAATTCCAAAAGAATGGATGGGGTATTGGATATACAGCGCGACCATGTAGATATGATTAATAAAGCGATGAGGTTGCTTAGAAAAGGTGGTGTGCTGATATTTTCTAATAATCTAAGGCGCTTTAAATTAGATGAAGCAGCACTGTCCGGTTTTAAAATAGTAGATATATCAAAGTCTACAATAGATAAGGATTTCGAAAGAAATAGCAGAATCCATCAGTGCTGGCGCATTGAGCATAAAACGCTCGGGCTCAGTTGATTTTTTACTTTGACCAAAATCCGCGCCATGCCCCGCCCTAAAGGACGGGGAAGGATAGCGGAAACCGCGAAGCGGTTTAATGGGGTCTGTTTTGTTGCTCGATGTATTGCCTAACCACACTGATAGGTGCACCACCGACACTTCCCGCAAAGTAGCTGGGACTCCAAAGAGCATTTTTCATGTAGGCTGATTTTATTAGCTCGGGGTGATGCAATTTCAATTTCCTACTGGATACCCCCTTCAAGCTATTAACCAATTTTGATAAGCAGACTTTGGGCGGGAAGTTCACTAACAAGTGAACATGGTCTCCTTCACCATTGAACTCTGCCAGCTCAACATCGAACTCTTTGCATACGACTAAAAACAGTTCATGCAGCGTTTCTAAATGAGCGGAATTAAAGACAACATGCCGATACTTGGTCACGAAGACCAAGTGTGCATGGAGCATAAAAACACAGTTTCTACCTGTTCGATAAGGCTTGTTTTCTTTCATAGACCAATTATACTCAACTCTATGAAAAAGACAAAGACACTCCGAGTTCGTGTAAGAGATAACCACGCATACTTGCTAGGCCAAATGGCTCGGCAAGTTAACTATGTGTGGAATTTTCTCAACGAACTAAGCCTCCGCTCGGTCAAAGAGCGTGGTGTCTTTATGTCAGCCTATGACTTGCAGAAGTACACCGATGGCGCTGGCAAGCTGTTAGGCTTGCACAGCCACACGGTTCAAGAGATTGGCAAAGAATACGTTACCCGTCGTAAGCAATTCAAAAAGGCCAAGCTGAACTGGCGCAAGTCTGGTGGTGTTCGCCGCTCACTCGGCTGGATACCGATCAAGACGGGCGCGTCTAAATGGAAAAACGGCCAAGTATTCCACAACGGCCACCACTTCAAGATTTGGGACAGCTACGACCTGTCGAAATACAAGTTCCGTTCGGCCAGTTTCAGCGAAGACGCTCGTGGACGCTGGTACTTCAATGTCGTAGTCGATGTTGAAGCGGAGCAATCAACAGGCACACAAGCTGTTGGTATCGACTTGGGCTGTAAAGAAGCGGCTACGTCTTCCCACGGCGACAAGCTGCTTGGTCGTAACTATCGCACCCTTGAAGCGAAGCTGGGTCTAGCTCAACGCGCTCGTAACAAAAAGCGGGTGAAGGCGATCCACGCCAAAATAGTAAACCGCCGTAAAGATGGTATTCATAAGTACACCTCGAAACTTGTACAAGAGAATGCAGCCGTCTTTGTCGGGAATGTATCAAGTAAGGGTCTCGCTAAGACAAAATTAGCCAAGTCAGTGCTAGATGCTGGCTGGGGCATGATGAAAACAATACTGGAATACAAGTGCGATCACGCAGGTATTGTTTTTGATGAAGTTAACGAGGCATATACAACCCAAGCCTGTTCGTGCTGCGCGGTCATACCCGACAGCAGTCCGAAAGGTAGGACAGGACTTGGAATAAGAGAATGGACTTGTAGTGCTTGTAACACTACGCATGATCGAGATATTAATGCAGCCAAGAACATTCTTGCGGTGGGGCTACACCGTCTTGCGGAAGGAAAGGTAGCGACTACTCTGTAGTCGCCCTAGTCTTAGGGCTGTAATGGCCCTAAGAATCCCTTCGTTTACGGAGGGGAGAAGTCAATAATACCTCAGTGCCGTTAGGCACCTTGGTATTAGTTTGGACTTAAAATTCGTACTTTAACCCCAAACCAAAATGAAGTGTATGAATGTCTGATGCAGTACTACGATGGAGCCGCCCGGCTTCTGCGGTAACATACCAATTTTCGACTACGTTAAAATCAAAACCTGCAAGCCAGCTCATACTGAACTTTGAGCCTGGGAAATCGTCAGGCAGGTCTTCCCAGGTTGACTTTTCCTCGGCTGTTGCGTCGGCATTAACATAGGACATTCCCAGTTGAACGTAGGCAGAAGACCACTCTGCGAGAGGGTAGTGTATGCCCATATACCAGCTTGCGAAGTGGTTTAGCGCGATCGTTGCATCAGATGCCACAATTGTGTTTTGGCCACTTGAGTTTTTAACGATATCGCCATTTTCGTCTCTTAATATCTTAGTGCCCGGAACGGTGTCATCAGTCAACCCAAAGCCAAAACGCGCTTCTGTCTTAACGTAGTCGGTAATATAGGTTCCCATGGTAAATGATGTTGCCCAGTTTTTCGCGGTTGAGCTACT
Proteins encoded in this window:
- a CDS encoding pyridoxal phosphate-dependent aminotransferase, giving the protein MDVQLSNRVQQIKPSPTLAVTNKAAELRAAGQDIIGLGAGEPDFDTPSHIKDAAIAAINEGKTKYTAVDGTPSLKAAIINKFKRDNNLSYEPAQILVSSGGKQSFFNLALALLNPGDEVIIPAPYWVSYPDMVLVAEGTPVVIETSQEQRFKITAEQLENAITPKTKLVVLNSPSNPTGVAYSRQELSEIASVLKKHPNIYIATDDMYEHIIWGDEPFCNIVNTCPELYDRTFVLNGVSKAYSMTGWRIGYAAGPQKVIAAMKKIQSQSTSNPASISQAAAEAALNGPQDCVASMVSEFKKRHDYLVDALNEIPGVSCIDGDGTFYVFPSFQGAIDATEGVSTDVELAEQLLSTVGVALVPGSAFGTPGHMRLSFATSMEVLESAIERIKKALG
- the uvrB gene encoding excinuclease ABC subunit UvrB, which translates into the protein MTKEFKVHSNFKPSGDQPDAIKDLVEGIEAGLSHQTLLGVTGSGKTFTIANVIAAVKRPTIIMAHNKTLAAQLYGEFKEFFPENAVEYFVSYYDYYQPEAYVPSSDTFIQKDAAVNEHIEQMRLSATKALLEREDAIIVATVSAIYGLGDPNSYLKMMLHLDRGDRIDQRKIVSRLADLQYTRNDVELHRATYRVRGDVIDIYPAESEKEAVRIELFDDEVESLAHFDPLTGEVLRRVPRITIYPKSHYVTPRQKILDAIEDIKLELAERLAQLKGNNKLVEAQRLEERTRYDIEMMNELGYCNGIENYSRYLSGRGNGEAPPTLFDYLPANAMLVVDESHVTVSQIGGMYRGDRSRKETLVEYGFRLPSALDNRPMRFDEWERISPQTVFVSATPGDYEAEHSGRTVEQLVRPTGLLDPLIEVRPATTQVDDLLSEIHKRVSSGDRILVTTLTKRMAEDLTDFLMEHGVRVRYLHSDIDTVERVEIIRDLRLGEFDVLVGINLLREGLDMPEVSLVAILDADKEGFLRSERSLVQTIGRAARNLNGAAILYADKITGSMRRAIDETERRRKVQQEFNAKHGITPKGLDKKVTDIMEGAVIPGRKVGPSKKVAEKGARYSVDIKSRTPEELSKEISRLEDEMYRAASDLDFEKAAQLRDDVAALKEAVLGHR
- a CDS encoding cation diffusion facilitator family transporter; the encoded protein is MHNHDIAHQTPTHDNKSATFQKQAQKVTLIGMVIDISLGVLKILFGFVSHSYALIADGLHSFSDALTDVLVIAITKYSRLEPDEDHPYGHERFETLGTVFLGCLLVAVAGAMAWDSVMRLISQSVIEIPTWPALVVAFISILAKELIFRYTYHIGKQVKSDLIIANAWHSRTDALSSIVVFIGIAGAMSGISWLDTTAAIIVALMIAKVGWDLSWDSIKELVDTALSAEETNELREFIKETPGIKNVHELRSRHMGPDVIVDVHLQVRPSISVSEGHQIGLHVTRRLKKQYSHIRDVTFHIDAEDDDHNGEHATSASLPLRDEVIKTLKHAWQGLISIENEQKINLHYLNNKVSVELFINASSKTPPNLINKLRESAAGIPWLGDLTLWHSNT
- a CDS encoding PilZ domain-containing protein; translated protein: MKSSPEKRKHPRIKVSYDVEIVHPAKGWRRFQTRDISNTGIFIVGDTSWSALEKGQIVRVKIETADFFEPMNLDMRVVRHTVDGNGLSFV
- a CDS encoding quinone-dependent dihydroorotate dehydrogenase, which codes for MAYKLVRNLLFQLSPEVAHEASLDLISASERMGILRPFIKPPQIEPIEVMGVTFNNPVGLAAGLDKNGDHIDGLAALGFGSIEIGTVTPRPQPGNPKPRLFRIKEREAIINRMGFNNLGVDYLIENVKNARYKGVLGINVGKNFDTPVEQATNDYLIGIRKVYPFATYITVNVSSPNTPGLRDLQFGDSLKQLLEAIKEEQQKLSIEHGKLVPIAIKIAPDMKSEEIRLVSDAFKQFEVDGVIATNTTISRVGVEGCQYADETGGLSGAPLTHVSTDVVKALYSELGDEIPIIGVGGIIDGASAADKIEAGAKLVQIYSGFVYHGPSLIREAAQAIASVKR
- the rmf gene encoding ribosome modulation factor, which codes for MRRQKRDVSDRAYKRGYHAGLSGKSKSQCPTETPTAKQQWMNGWRDGRIDNWDGMTGVSGIHKIPGITT
- the rlmKL gene encoding bifunctional 23S rRNA (guanine(2069)-N(7))-methyltransferase RlmK/23S rRNA (guanine(2445)-N(2))-methyltransferase RlmL encodes the protein MMNKLLPVFATCPKGLEYVLEKELDELLHRPAKVRPAGVAFEASLPEIYRFILWSRTANRVLLELAKSTVHTAEQLYDLVYSIDWQAHMGAENTLVVDFSGQSKNINNTAFGAVKVKDAIVDQFRDRVGERPSVTRDSPDIRVNVKLAKGSAVVALDLSGESLHRRGYRTEAGKAPIKENLGAALLQRCNWAELSQNGASIVDPMCGSATLLVEAAMIQCDKAPALDRAEFGFLKWRQHDDQTWKTLIDEAIERFECGLNRCIVRQADGCNRMLGFDADDSVIAVARNNIKRAGLEQVICVETQSLSALQGIAKAEASDSTSAYVPGLVLTNPPYGERLGELESLKGLYRSLGDKLKSEFEGWKAGIFTGNVDLGRRVGLRSYKQYKLFNGSLPSQLILIDVLPENYVKTDDSIESRVLLSRRRLVVANPERAAMFANRVKKNLRTIGKWAKKNKLECYRVYDADMPEFSLAVDIYRDWVHVQEYAAPASIDEKSAKERLSEALSVIPDVLQVPAEQVVIKQRRRQKGDSQYEKHDHESQRMVVDESGCKFYVNLIDYIDTGLFLDHRPVRNWIQQNASGKSFLNLFCYTAAATMHAIKGGASETVSVDMSNTYLKWGKENLALNGFSEQKHSFVQADCMRWLDVSSDKFDMIFLDPPTFSNSKRMDGVLDIQRDHVDMINKAMRLLRKGGVLIFSNNLRRFKLDEAALSGFKIVDISKSTIDKDFERNSRIHQCWRIEHKTLGLS